The following are encoded in a window of Methylocystis rosea genomic DNA:
- a CDS encoding phytoene desaturase — translation MLTLAERPRLAAATGRKPRAVVIGSGFGGLAAAIRLGARGYSVTVLEKRDAPGGRASVYRQDGFTFDAGPTIITAPFLFEELWTLCGRQMAEDIDLRPMSPFYRIRFADGACFNYSGDMDAMRAEVARFSPRDVDGFTRFMDKSREICRIGFEELGDVPFSSPLDMARIAGDLIRLQGYRSVYGLVSQFFRDERLRTIFSFHPLLIGGCPFRASAIYCLIAALEKRWGVHFAMGGTGSLVSGLVGLIERQGGEMRCNAEVGSIIVEKGVAKGVQLASGERIDSDIVVSNADSAWTYRYLLPASARRRWSDRKLDRASYSMGLFLWYFGVRRRYEDVAHHTILLGPRYRELLKDIFQHKTLAEDFSLYLHRPTATDPSLAPPGCDTFYVLSPVPNLEGGQDWSALAERYRQRIAQALEATILPGVTSEIVTSRVVTPLNFATELNAFHGAAFGLEPILTQSAWFRPHNASEDVRNLFLVGAGTHPGAGLPGVLSSARILDKVAPDASVFA, via the coding sequence ATGTTGACACTGGCTGAGCGACCCCGCTTGGCGGCGGCCACCGGGAGGAAGCCCCGCGCCGTCGTGATCGGCAGCGGCTTTGGGGGCCTTGCCGCCGCGATCCGGCTGGGGGCGCGCGGCTACAGCGTCACCGTTCTGGAAAAGCGCGATGCCCCTGGCGGCCGCGCCTCTGTCTATCGTCAAGACGGATTTACGTTCGACGCCGGGCCGACGATCATCACGGCGCCCTTCCTTTTCGAAGAGCTTTGGACGCTCTGCGGGCGCCAGATGGCCGAAGATATCGACCTGCGGCCAATGTCGCCCTTTTATCGCATCCGTTTCGCCGATGGCGCCTGCTTCAACTACAGCGGCGATATGGATGCGATGCGGGCCGAGGTCGCCCGCTTCTCGCCGCGTGACGTCGACGGCTTCACGCGCTTCATGGACAAAAGCCGAGAGATCTGTCGCATTGGCTTCGAAGAGCTTGGCGATGTTCCGTTCTCGTCGCCGCTCGACATGGCGCGCATCGCCGGCGATCTCATCCGCCTTCAGGGCTACCGCAGCGTCTATGGGCTCGTGTCGCAATTCTTTCGCGACGAGCGGTTGCGCACAATCTTCAGCTTCCATCCGCTGCTCATCGGCGGCTGCCCGTTCCGCGCCAGCGCGATTTATTGTCTGATCGCGGCGCTGGAAAAGCGTTGGGGCGTGCATTTCGCGATGGGCGGCACGGGCAGTCTGGTCTCTGGTCTCGTCGGTCTTATTGAACGCCAGGGCGGCGAGATGCGCTGTAATGCGGAGGTCGGCTCCATCATCGTCGAAAAGGGCGTCGCCAAGGGCGTGCAATTGGCGTCGGGCGAGCGCATCGACTCCGACATCGTGGTTTCGAACGCGGATTCAGCCTGGACCTATCGCTATCTTTTGCCTGCTTCCGCTCGGCGTCGGTGGAGCGATCGCAAGCTCGATCGCGCCAGCTATTCGATGGGACTTTTCCTCTGGTATTTCGGCGTGCGGCGCAGATATGAGGACGTCGCGCATCATACGATTCTACTCGGGCCGCGTTATCGCGAGCTGCTGAAGGACATTTTTCAGCACAAGACCCTCGCCGAAGATTTCAGCCTGTATCTGCATCGGCCAACGGCGACCGATCCGTCGCTCGCCCCGCCTGGTTGTGATACGTTTTACGTGCTTTCGCCGGTGCCCAATCTCGAAGGCGGCCAGGACTGGTCAGCGCTCGCGGAGCGCTATCGCCAGAGGATCGCGCAGGCGCTCGAAGCGACGATCTTGCCGGGAGTCACTTCGGAGATCGTCACGTCGCGGGTCGTAACGCCGCTGAATTTCGCAACGGAGCTCAACGCCTTCCACGGCGCGGCCTTTGGACTGGAGCCGATATTGACGCAAAGCGCCTGGTTCCGCCCGCATAATGCGAGCGAGGACGTGCGCAATCTTTTCTTGGTCGGGGCGGGCACGCACCCCGGCGCCGGACTGCCGGGCGTTCTGTCGTCGGCGCGGATACTCGACAAGGTGGCGCCAGATGCATCCGTTTTCGCCTGA
- a CDS encoding phytoene/squalene synthase family protein has product MHPFSPDVAFAARDDHAACRDAIRQGSRSFFAASLILPSRVRAPAYGLYAFCRLSDDAVDVEGGSFSALERLRERLAGAYEGRPNPVAADRAMADLVRRYAIPRAVPEALLDGLAWDAEGRRYETLDELLDYAARVAGTVGVMMTLMMGVREPQTLARACDLGIAMQLTNIARDVGEDARAGRLYLPLCWLREAGVDPEAFLARPGATPALKGVVARLLREADVLYTRARRGIAQLPLSCRPAILAAALLYAEIGRELTSRCGLDSITRRARVGGARKLALVARASIASPWLSGGAPLPPIDAAMFLIEAVARHPVRPLREADNGAVPQFLRVLEMFERLERAERYGD; this is encoded by the coding sequence ATGCATCCGTTTTCGCCTGACGTCGCATTCGCCGCTCGAGACGATCATGCCGCCTGCCGGGATGCGATCAGACAGGGGTCGCGTTCTTTCTTTGCGGCTTCGTTGATCTTGCCGAGTCGCGTGCGCGCGCCCGCCTATGGGCTTTACGCCTTCTGTCGTCTCTCGGACGATGCGGTCGATGTCGAAGGCGGCTCCTTTTCCGCCTTGGAACGGCTGCGGGAGCGATTGGCGGGCGCCTATGAGGGCCGTCCCAATCCTGTCGCCGCGGACCGCGCAATGGCGGATCTCGTGCGCCGTTACGCCATTCCGCGCGCCGTGCCGGAGGCGCTGCTTGATGGCCTCGCATGGGACGCCGAAGGGCGCCGCTATGAGACGCTCGACGAACTCTTGGATTACGCCGCGCGCGTCGCCGGAACCGTCGGCGTGATGATGACGTTGATGATGGGCGTGCGCGAACCGCAGACATTGGCTCGGGCGTGCGATCTCGGGATCGCCATGCAACTGACCAACATCGCGCGCGACGTCGGCGAGGACGCGCGCGCCGGCCGGCTCTATCTGCCGCTTTGCTGGCTGCGCGAGGCGGGCGTCGACCCTGAAGCGTTCCTCGCGCGTCCCGGCGCAACGCCGGCGCTCAAAGGCGTCGTCGCGCGGCTGCTCCGCGAAGCCGATGTGCTCTACACACGCGCGCGGCGCGGCATCGCGCAACTTCCTCTTTCATGCCGGCCCGCGATTCTCGCCGCCGCGCTGCTTTACGCCGAAATCGGGCGCGAACTCACGTCGCGCTGCGGGCTCGACTCGATCACGCGTCGCGCGCGCGTCGGCGGCGCTCGAAAGCTCGCGCTCGTCGCCAGAGCCAGCATCGCATCGCCCTGGCTTTCGGGCGGCGCGCCTCTGCCGCCGATCGACGCCGCGATGTTTTTGATCGAAGCGGTTGCGCGTCATCCGGTCCGCCCGCTGCGCGAAGCAGACAATGGCGCCGTGCCGCAGTTCCTTCGCGTCCTCGAAATGTTTGAACGTTTGGAGCGCGCCGAACGCTACGGCGACTAG
- a CDS encoding hydratase: MTVIAFIGSVFSPYYAWSGWADPFNHCAVNVALYGPRGARWAMTERGRKSLKRTRDVLLIGPSSLEWRDGALTIRINEIAAPLPKPIRGEIVVKPLAINTKEFTLETKGNHTWRPIAPVARVSLDLDAPDLRWEGHGYFDTNAGDEPLEKAFAFWTWSRANIGDAAAILYDAERRREAPLSLALRFSASGKMETLDPPPLAPLPSTKWRVQRRTRADDGVAQALRSFEDAPFYSRSLVSGKFRGEAVNWINESLSLDRFANPLVRLMLPFRMPRRA, translated from the coding sequence GTGACGGTCATCGCCTTCATCGGCAGCGTCTTCTCGCCCTATTACGCCTGGTCGGGATGGGCCGACCCCTTCAATCATTGCGCCGTCAATGTCGCGCTTTACGGGCCGCGCGGCGCGCGCTGGGCGATGACCGAACGTGGTCGCAAAAGTCTCAAACGCACGCGGGACGTTCTGTTGATCGGACCGAGCTCGCTGGAATGGCGCGACGGCGCGCTGACAATTCGTATCAACGAGATTGCGGCGCCCCTGCCCAAACCGATCCGCGGCGAAATTGTTGTGAAGCCGCTGGCGATCAATACGAAGGAATTCACGCTGGAGACCAAGGGCAACCATACCTGGAGGCCGATCGCGCCCGTTGCGCGCGTGTCGCTTGATCTCGATGCGCCAGACCTGCGCTGGGAGGGCCACGGCTATTTCGACACGAACGCCGGCGACGAGCCGCTCGAAAAGGCATTTGCTTTTTGGACATGGTCGCGCGCCAATATCGGCGACGCCGCCGCAATCCTCTACGACGCCGAGCGACGCCGGGAGGCGCCGCTATCGCTCGCCTTGCGATTCAGCGCTTCGGGCAAGATGGAGACGCTCGACCCTCCGCCTCTCGCGCCGCTGCCTTCGACGAAATGGCGCGTCCAACGCCGCACGCGCGCCGATGATGGAGTCGCGCAGGCGCTGCGCAGCTTCGAGGACGCGCCCTTCTATTCTCGCTCGCTTGTCTCGGGGAAGTTTCGGGGCGAGGCGGTCAACTGGATTAATGAGAGTCTCTCGCTCGATCGCTTCGCGAATCCGCTCGTTCGACTGATGCTGCCGTTCCGCATGCCGCGCCGCGCCTGA
- the crtD gene encoding 1-hydroxycarotenoid 3,4-desaturase CrtD, which produces MRTHRVVVIGAGIGGLVSALLLSARGFDVTLIERAPAPGGKMREIEAGGVALDAGPTVMTMRWVFDQIFDDAGADFSDRVKLLRLETLARHAWSESERLDLFADPARSFDAIHAFAGKREAEGFARFCARARGIYETLRDSFILAQRPSPIDLVRRAGVSGLPNLTRISPFASMWDELGKYFRDPRLRQLFGRYATYCGSSPFLAPATLMLVAHVEMEGVWRVEGGMHRLAVALADLARARGAKIHYGEGAKRILVEGGRATGVETEHGEIISADAVVMNGDAGALRAGLLGAPAIAALNSATRAQPSLSAVTFAMRARVHGFPLAHHNVFFSRDYRAEFDDIFRDRRLPRAPTVYVCAQDRGDEDVRSSDERLFALVNAPAVDGAGELSTEELRECEKKTFRFLADCGLDIQAPRQAIARTTPKDFAQLFPATGGAIYGQASHGWMASFTRPGSRTLLPGLYLAGGSAHPGPGVPMAAISGRLAAKSLMADLASTRPLRQAAIAGGMSMR; this is translated from the coding sequence ATGAGAACGCATCGCGTCGTCGTTATCGGCGCTGGGATCGGCGGGCTCGTCTCCGCGCTGCTGCTCTCGGCGCGCGGTTTCGACGTCACCCTGATCGAGCGCGCGCCGGCTCCCGGCGGCAAGATGCGAGAGATCGAAGCGGGCGGCGTAGCGCTCGACGCCGGTCCCACCGTCATGACAATGCGATGGGTGTTCGATCAAATCTTTGATGACGCCGGCGCCGATTTTTCCGATCGCGTAAAGCTGCTTCGCCTGGAAACGCTTGCGCGCCACGCCTGGAGCGAAAGCGAAAGGCTGGATCTCTTCGCTGATCCGGCGCGCAGCTTCGACGCCATCCACGCTTTCGCCGGCAAAAGAGAGGCCGAAGGTTTCGCGCGCTTCTGCGCGCGGGCGCGCGGCATCTACGAGACGCTGCGCGACTCCTTCATTCTCGCGCAACGGCCGAGCCCGATCGATCTCGTGCGCCGCGCCGGCGTTTCCGGCCTTCCCAATCTCACGCGCATTTCGCCCTTTGCGTCGATGTGGGATGAACTTGGCAAATATTTTCGCGATCCGCGGTTGCGCCAGCTGTTCGGGCGCTACGCGACCTATTGCGGCTCGTCGCCGTTTTTGGCGCCGGCGACTCTGATGCTCGTCGCGCATGTCGAGATGGAAGGCGTCTGGCGCGTCGAAGGCGGCATGCACCGGCTCGCCGTCGCGCTTGCCGATCTCGCCCGCGCGCGCGGCGCCAAAATTCACTACGGAGAGGGCGCCAAACGCATTCTCGTCGAAGGCGGGCGCGCCACGGGCGTCGAGACAGAGCACGGCGAGATCATCAGCGCCGATGCGGTGGTGATGAACGGCGACGCCGGCGCGCTGCGGGCGGGGCTTCTCGGCGCGCCCGCAATCGCCGCGCTGAACAGCGCGACGCGCGCGCAGCCGTCGCTTTCGGCCGTGACGTTCGCCATGCGGGCGCGGGTTCACGGCTTTCCCCTCGCCCATCACAATGTGTTCTTCTCGCGCGACTACCGCGCCGAATTCGACGACATCTTCCGCGATCGACGACTGCCCCGCGCGCCGACGGTCTATGTGTGCGCGCAGGATCGCGGCGACGAAGACGTCCGTTCCAGCGACGAAAGGCTTTTCGCGCTCGTCAACGCGCCCGCCGTCGATGGCGCTGGGGAACTTTCGACTGAGGAGTTACGCGAATGCGAGAAGAAGACCTTTCGATTTCTCGCCGACTGTGGTCTCGACATCCAGGCGCCGCGGCAGGCGATCGCGCGCACGACGCCCAAGGACTTCGCCCAGCTCTTCCCGGCGACGGGCGGAGCGATCTACGGCCAGGCGTCGCACGGCTGGATGGCCTCCTTCACGCGGCCGGGGTCGCGCACGCTTCTTCCGGGTCTATATCTCGCGGGCGGCAGCGCGCATCCGGGCCCGGGCGTGCCGATGGCGGCGATCTCGGGTCGTCTCGCTGCGAAGAGTCTGATGGCGGACCTTGCTTCGACGCGGCCGTTGCGCCAAGCGGCTATCGCTGGTGGTATGTCGATGCGCTGA
- a CDS encoding polyprenyl synthetase family protein: MQIADRIEQALDRAVALAQGPGAPPLLASALRYAVFPAGHRIRPQLCLAVAGACGDADPQSADAAAAAIELLHCASLVHDDLPCFDDSALRRGKASVHAEYGAPLAVLTGDALIVHAFATLGQVAARDPARLATLLGIVTEAVGSPGGIVAGQAWECEVAVPLADYQRAKTGALFVAATRAGAAAAGVEAEPWRMLGDKLGEAYQVADDLRDVLCDSDELGKPIGQDAVRLRPNAAAQLGVGGAKARLEELVRAAVESIPDCPGATELRLLIKAQTALFFPKQLAREAA; encoded by the coding sequence ATGCAAATTGCCGACCGTATCGAACAGGCGCTCGACCGCGCCGTGGCGCTGGCGCAGGGTCCCGGCGCGCCGCCGCTGCTGGCGTCGGCGCTGCGCTACGCCGTATTTCCCGCAGGCCACCGCATCCGCCCGCAGCTTTGCCTTGCCGTGGCCGGCGCCTGTGGCGACGCCGATCCGCAGTCCGCCGACGCCGCCGCGGCGGCGATCGAGCTTTTGCATTGCGCTTCGCTCGTCCATGACGATCTGCCCTGTTTCGACGATTCCGCTCTGCGTCGCGGCAAGGCCTCGGTTCACGCCGAATATGGCGCTCCGCTCGCGGTGCTGACCGGCGACGCGCTGATCGTTCACGCCTTCGCGACGCTCGGGCAGGTTGCGGCGCGCGACCCCGCGCGCCTCGCGACGCTGCTCGGCATCGTCACGGAGGCGGTGGGATCGCCCGGCGGCATCGTCGCCGGGCAGGCCTGGGAATGCGAGGTCGCCGTGCCGCTGGCCGATTACCAGCGCGCGAAGACTGGCGCGCTCTTCGTCGCCGCGACGCGGGCCGGCGCGGCCGCCGCCGGCGTCGAGGCGGAGCCCTGGCGCATGCTCGGCGACAAACTCGGCGAGGCCTATCAGGTCGCGGACGATCTGCGCGACGTGCTGTGCGATTCTGACGAACTCGGCAAGCCCATCGGCCAGGACGCCGTGCGCCTGCGCCCCAACGCGGCGGCGCAGCTCGGCGTCGGGGGCGCCAAGGCAAGGCTCGAGGAGCTGGTCAGGGCCGCAGTGGAGTCGATTCCCGATTGCCCCGGGGCCACGGAGCTGCGCTTGCTGATCAAGGCGCAGACGGCGCTGTTCTTTCCCAAACAGCTCGCCCGCGAAGCGGCCTGA
- a CDS encoding methyltransferase yields MSAALHPAPGGRAAWRERWLNWRNGLVADPRFQRWAAVSPFTRFIAQRRAKALFDLCAGFVYSQILLACVRLRLFETLAAGPQDVIDIASRLALSPEAAHRLLRAAASLRLLRALPNDRFALDDLGASMLGNPSVAAFVEHHTLLYDDLRDPVALLRGETTTRLSAFWPYAKGGTGDEAACGAYSELMARSQKLIAQDVLDAYRLDRHRCLLDIGGGEGAFLAAVAARHPALRLQLFDLPPVAARASRLLAAQGLSRVEIHAGSFLETPPPTGADVVTLIRVLHDHDDEKALAALGAAYAALPPGGTLVIAEPMAQTPGAKAIGDAYFGFYLLAMGSGRPRRHAEMTRLLQAAGFERIRALRSSRPLFASVLTARRV; encoded by the coding sequence ATGTCGGCCGCACTGCATCCTGCGCCTGGCGGTCGCGCCGCCTGGCGAGAACGCTGGCTCAACTGGCGCAACGGCCTCGTCGCCGACCCGCGATTTCAGCGCTGGGCGGCGGTCTCGCCGTTCACGCGTTTCATCGCCCAGCGCCGCGCCAAGGCGCTCTTCGACCTTTGCGCCGGCTTCGTCTATTCGCAGATCCTGCTCGCCTGCGTGCGGCTGCGGCTCTTTGAGACGCTCGCGGCCGGCCCGCAGGATGTAATTGATATCGCTTCGCGGCTCGCTCTCTCGCCCGAGGCCGCACATCGGCTGCTGCGCGCCGCGGCGTCGCTGCGTCTCTTGCGCGCGCTGCCGAATGACCGTTTCGCGCTCGACGATCTTGGCGCCTCGATGCTCGGCAATCCTTCGGTCGCCGCCTTTGTCGAGCATCACACGCTGCTTTACGACGATCTGCGCGACCCGGTCGCGCTGCTGCGCGGCGAAACGACGACGCGGCTCTCGGCTTTCTGGCCCTACGCCAAAGGCGGCACCGGGGACGAGGCGGCGTGCGGCGCCTATAGCGAGCTGATGGCGCGCTCGCAAAAGCTCATCGCGCAAGACGTGCTCGACGCCTATCGGCTTGACCGCCATCGATGTCTGCTCGACATCGGCGGCGGCGAGGGCGCTTTCCTCGCCGCCGTCGCGGCAAGGCATCCGGCGCTGCGCCTGCAGCTCTTCGATCTGCCGCCGGTCGCGGCCCGCGCCAGCCGTCTCCTTGCGGCGCAGGGGCTGTCGCGGGTCGAAATCCATGCCGGGAGCTTTCTCGAAACGCCGCCCCCGACCGGCGCCGACGTCGTCACGCTCATTCGCGTGCTGCACGATCACGACGATGAGAAAGCCCTCGCCGCGCTAGGCGCCGCGTACGCCGCTCTGCCTCCTGGCGGCACGCTGGTCATCGCCGAACCCATGGCGCAGACGCCCGGCGCGAAAGCGATCGGCGACGCCTATTTCGGCTTCTATTTGCTGGCGATGGGCAGCGGCCGCCCCCGCCGCCACGCTGAAATGACGCGGCTGCTCCAAGCCGCCGGCTTTGAACGGATTCGCGCCCTTAGATCGTCGCGTCCGCTTTTCGCCAGCGTGCTGACTGCGCGTCGTGTGTAA
- the bchC gene encoding chlorophyll synthesis pathway protein BchC, with translation MEALAIVLEEPGRLALSRLPLDAPGAADVVVETAWSGISTGTERLLYSGRMPDFPGMGYPLVPGYETVGEIVEAGPASGYSVGQRVFAPGATCYGAVRGLFGGAASHLVVKGARVAAIPRELGDRGVLLALAATAQHARGDVAAQGAELIVGHGVLGRLLARLSVAAGGAPTVWERDPQRAEGADAYLVMTPEDDARRDYRVIYDVSGDPTILDALIARLAPGGEIVLAGFYERHLAFAFPPAFMREARLRVAAQWRADDLKSVIGLVEDGRLSLEGLITHRRFALQARDAYPIAFDDPRCLKMVLDWRAVA, from the coding sequence TTGGAAGCGCTTGCCATCGTCCTTGAAGAGCCAGGAAGGCTGGCGCTCAGCCGCCTGCCGCTCGACGCGCCCGGCGCCGCCGACGTCGTCGTCGAAACCGCCTGGAGCGGAATCAGCACTGGCACGGAGCGACTCCTCTATAGCGGGCGCATGCCGGACTTCCCGGGCATGGGCTATCCGCTCGTCCCCGGCTACGAGACCGTCGGCGAAATCGTCGAAGCGGGTCCCGCCAGCGGCTATAGCGTTGGTCAGCGCGTCTTTGCGCCGGGAGCGACCTGCTACGGCGCCGTTCGGGGACTGTTTGGCGGCGCCGCCTCGCATCTTGTCGTCAAAGGCGCTCGCGTCGCCGCCATTCCCAGAGAGCTTGGCGACAGAGGCGTGCTGCTTGCGCTCGCAGCCACCGCGCAGCACGCGCGCGGCGACGTCGCGGCGCAAGGCGCCGAGCTCATCGTCGGACATGGCGTCCTTGGACGGTTGCTCGCGCGTCTTTCCGTCGCCGCCGGCGGCGCGCCGACCGTGTGGGAGCGCGATCCGCAACGCGCTGAAGGCGCCGACGCCTATCTCGTGATGACGCCGGAGGACGATGCGCGCCGCGACTATCGCGTGATCTACGACGTCAGCGGCGATCCGACGATCCTCGACGCTCTCATCGCGCGTCTCGCGCCTGGCGGCGAGATCGTTCTCGCCGGCTTTTATGAGCGTCACCTCGCTTTCGCCTTTCCGCCCGCCTTCATGCGCGAGGCGCGCCTGCGGGTCGCGGCCCAGTGGCGCGCCGACGATCTCAAGAGCGTGATTGGTCTCGTCGAAGACGGACGTCTTTCGCTCGAAGGGCTGATCACGCATCGGCGCTTCGCGCTGCAGGCGCGAGACGCCTATCCGATCGCCTTCGACGATCCGCGCTGTCTGAAAATGGTTCTCGATTGGAGAGCGGTAGCATGA
- a CDS encoding chlorophyllide a reductase iron protein subunit X yields the protein MNDSQGFLTADELANPPAHLLREEAAIEPDPAPTTATKDTQIIAIYGKGGIGKSFTLANLSYMMAQQGKKVLLIGCDPKSDTTSLLFGGRACPTIIETSTKKKLAGDQVAIGDVCFKRDGVFAMELGGPEVGRGCGGRGIIHGFELLEKLGFHEWGFDYVLLDFLGDVVCGGFGLPIARDMCQKVIVVGSNDLQSLYVANNVCSAVEYFHKLGGNVGVGGLVINKDDGTGEAQAFAKAAGIPILASIPADDDIRRKSANYDIIGRPDGRWGALFAELAGNVADAKAHRPTPLTQDELLGLFSGESVGRDVVLEPATPQDMCGGTLTQKPSLEVVYEAI from the coding sequence ATGAATGACTCGCAAGGCTTTCTCACCGCCGACGAACTCGCCAATCCGCCCGCGCATCTTCTGCGCGAGGAAGCCGCCATAGAACCAGATCCGGCGCCGACGACCGCGACCAAAGACACGCAGATCATCGCGATCTACGGCAAGGGCGGCATCGGCAAGAGCTTCACCCTCGCCAATCTCTCCTACATGATGGCGCAGCAGGGAAAGAAAGTGCTGCTCATTGGCTGTGATCCAAAGAGCGACACGACCTCGCTGCTGTTTGGCGGACGCGCCTGCCCGACGATCATCGAAACATCGACGAAGAAAAAGCTCGCAGGCGACCAAGTCGCGATCGGCGACGTCTGTTTCAAGCGCGACGGCGTCTTCGCCATGGAGCTAGGCGGGCCGGAGGTCGGACGCGGTTGTGGCGGACGCGGCATCATTCATGGTTTCGAGCTTTTGGAAAAGCTCGGCTTCCACGAATGGGGCTTTGACTACGTGTTGCTGGACTTCCTCGGCGACGTGGTGTGCGGCGGCTTCGGCCTGCCGATCGCGCGCGACATGTGCCAGAAGGTCATCGTCGTCGGCTCGAATGATCTGCAGTCGCTCTACGTCGCCAACAATGTCTGCTCGGCGGTGGAATATTTCCATAAGCTCGGCGGCAATGTCGGCGTCGGCGGCCTCGTCATTAACAAGGACGACGGCACCGGCGAAGCGCAGGCCTTTGCAAAAGCCGCCGGCATACCGATTCTGGCGTCGATCCCGGCCGACGACGACATCCGCCGCAAGAGCGCGAATTACGACATCATCGGCCGTCCTGATGGACGCTGGGGCGCGCTCTTTGCCGAACTCGCCGGAAATGTCGCAGACGCGAAGGCGCATCGTCCGACGCCGCTGACGCAGGACGAACTGCTCGGCCTTTTCTCCGGCGAATCGGTCGGACGCGACGTCGTGCTCGAGCCTGCGACGCCGCAGGACATGTGCGGCGGAACGCTGACGCAAAAGCCCTCTCTCGAAGTCGTCTACGAAGCGATCTGA